In Crassostrea angulata isolate pt1a10 chromosome 4, ASM2561291v2, whole genome shotgun sequence, one genomic interval encodes:
- the LOC128180343 gene encoding uncharacterized protein LOC128180343 has protein sequence MEKAEFETRLRSLLMEYVSTTNTRTMTPRTQILQLLMFLFGEENFRETGRFSYSKDKDVADQQKKYVLYGYLFMEALKKNTITETDLTTLQRMWGQHLLSLVNSDKANIAEKYERILHNSNETVFNIKRFQRNLERMKTGEPKSEDRTKLKSHVTKNGFSPCCFRRLTMSLKNTFGRGDPRDFLMLKFQDIQ, from the exons ATGGAAAAAGCTGAATTCGAGACTCGATTGCGTTCACTCCTGATGGAATATGTGTCCACTACAAACACACGGACAATGACGCCG AGAACACAAATTCTGCAGCTATTGATGTTTCTGTTCGGAGAAGAGAATTTCAGAGAAACTGGTAGATTCTCTTACTCTAAGGACAAAGATGTTGCTG accAACAGAAGAAGTACGTTCTGTATGGCTATCTGTTCATGGAGGCGTTGAAGAAAAACACAATAACTGAGACCGACTTGACCACACTCCAGAGAATGTGGGGACAGCACCTCCTGTCCCTGGTCAACAGCG ATAAGGCAAACATAGCTGAGAAATACGAAAGAATTCTTCATAACAGCAACGAAACAGTTTTTAAC ATCAAACGATTTCAACGAAATTTAGAGAGAATGAAAACAGGCGAACCAAAGTCAGAAGACAGAACAAAACTCAAAAGTCACGTGACAAAAAATGGTTTTAGTCCGTGTTGCTTCCGAAGACTTACAATGTCTCTGAAGAATACGTTTGGCCGTGGAGATCCGAGAGATTTCTTGATGCTGAAGTTCCAAGACATTCAGTAA